A genomic segment from Spinacia oleracea cultivar Varoflay chromosome 3, BTI_SOV_V1, whole genome shotgun sequence encodes:
- the LOC130469204 gene encoding uncharacterized protein → MKYGLFWATYPEVTVHSSPENGSRPVRKPVVFRRKRHSSHDVDSTDISPTLYTPEERGNSGDVLTECLDEIPEDGTDGLARVVSLLGLELEKVKTKMMSVTNKKCSEILVSAAEEIHSQLQNVESQIQTDLVKLTSLKTSKRKHLETRLEGLHSEDCALCEEFDVVREQWAKFFTNKYLLLALARLIELV, encoded by the exons ATGAAATATGGACTTTTTTGGGCAACGTATCCAGAAGTAACTGTTCACTCATCTCCAGAGAACGGAAGTAGGCCTGTTCGGAAACCTGTGGTCTTCCGACGTAAACGACATAGCAGTCATGATGTTGACTCTACTGATATCAGTCCTACTTTGTATACTCCAGAAG AAAGGGGCAATTCTGGTGATGTGTTAACGGAATGCTTGGATGAAATTCCAGAGGACGGAACCGACGGATTGGCCAG AGTGGTTTCGTTGTTAGGCTTGGAGTTAGAAAAGGTTAAAACCAAAATGATGTCAGTGACAAACAAAAAATGCTCAGAAATACTGGTGTCTGCTGCCGAAGAAATTCATTCACAGCTGCAGAATGTTGAGTCTCAGATTCAGACAGATTT AGTGAAACTAACAAGCCTCAAGACATCTAAAAGGAAACATCTGGAGACAAGGCTTGAAG gtctacactccgaggattgcgccttatgcgaggaatttgatgtggttcgtgagcaatgggctaagttttttaccaacaagtatttattattggctttagcgcgcttgatcgagttggtttag